In Lautropia mirabilis, one DNA window encodes the following:
- the ahcY gene encoding adenosylhomocysteinase translates to MNAPAAKDYSIADLSLADWGRKEIKIAETEMPGLMAIRREYAAAQPLKGARITGSLHMTIQTAVLMETLVALGAELRWASCNIFSTQDHAAAAMVAAGIPTFAVKGESLEDYWRYTHAIFEWADGKPSNMILDDGGDATLLLHLGARAAKDPSVLANPGSEEEKILFATIKERLKTDPTFYQRNLDAIIGVTEETTTGVHRLQQMSERGELKLRAINVNDSVTKSKFDNLYGCRESLVDGIKRATDVMVAGKIAVVAGYGDVGKGSAQALRALSAQVWVTEIDPICALQAAMEGYRVVTMEYAADKADIFVTTTGNKDVIRHEHMVAMKDEAIVCNIGHFDNEIDVASLSKYTWENIKPQVDHIIFPDGKRIILLAQGRLVNLGCATGHPSYVMSSSFANQTLAQIELFTRPDYYQPGKVYVLPKHLDEKVARLQLDRLNAQLSKLTPEQAAYIGVPVEGPYKPDTYRY, encoded by the coding sequence ATGAACGCACCTGCTGCCAAAGACTACAGCATCGCCGATCTCTCCCTGGCCGACTGGGGCCGCAAGGAAATCAAGATCGCCGAGACCGAGATGCCCGGCCTGATGGCCATCCGCCGCGAATACGCTGCCGCCCAGCCGCTCAAGGGCGCACGCATCACCGGCTCGCTGCACATGACCATCCAGACCGCCGTGCTGATGGAAACCCTCGTGGCCCTGGGCGCCGAACTGCGCTGGGCCTCGTGCAACATCTTCTCCACGCAGGACCACGCCGCTGCGGCCATGGTGGCCGCCGGCATCCCCACCTTCGCCGTGAAGGGTGAATCGCTGGAAGACTACTGGCGCTACACCCACGCCATCTTCGAGTGGGCCGACGGCAAGCCCTCCAACATGATCCTGGACGACGGCGGCGACGCCACGCTGCTGCTGCACCTGGGTGCCCGCGCCGCCAAGGATCCGTCGGTGCTGGCCAACCCCGGCAGCGAAGAAGAGAAGATCCTCTTCGCCACCATCAAGGAGCGCCTGAAGACCGACCCCACGTTCTATCAGCGCAACCTGGACGCCATCATCGGCGTGACCGAAGAGACCACCACCGGCGTGCATCGCCTGCAGCAGATGTCCGAGCGCGGCGAGCTGAAACTGCGCGCCATCAATGTCAACGACTCGGTCACCAAGTCCAAGTTCGACAACCTGTACGGCTGCCGTGAATCGCTGGTCGACGGCATCAAGCGCGCCACCGACGTGATGGTGGCCGGCAAGATCGCCGTGGTGGCCGGCTACGGTGACGTGGGCAAAGGCTCGGCCCAGGCCCTGCGTGCCCTGTCCGCCCAGGTCTGGGTCACCGAGATCGACCCGATCTGCGCCCTGCAGGCCGCCATGGAAGGCTATCGCGTCGTCACCATGGAATACGCCGCCGACAAGGCCGACATCTTCGTCACCACCACCGGCAACAAGGATGTCATCCGTCACGAGCACATGGTGGCCATGAAGGACGAGGCCATCGTCTGCAACATCGGCCACTTCGACAACGAGATCGATGTCGCCTCGCTGTCCAAGTACACCTGGGAAAACATCAAGCCCCAGGTCGACCACATCATCTTCCCGGACGGCAAGCGCATCATCCTGCTGGCCCAGGGTCGCCTGGTCAACCTGGGTTGCGCCACCGGCCACCCGTCCTACGTGATGAGCTCCTCCTTCGCCAACCAGACGCTGGCGCAGATCGAACTCTTCACCCGGCCCGACTACTACCAGCCCGGCAAGGTCTACGTGCTGCCCAAGCACCTGGACGAGAAGGTCGCCCGCCTGCAGCTCGACCGCCTCAACGCCCAGCTGAGCAAGCTCACGCCGGAACAGGCCGCCTACATCGGCGTGCCGGTCGAAGGCCCCTACAAGCCCGACACCTACCGCTACTGA
- a CDS encoding HD-GYP domain-containing protein: MSTVVDQTIPATPPMTANRRYRIAVQDLRLNMFVVELDRPWLDTPFLLQGFLIDDQVELDTLARYCNYVYVDLELSSPSVAMDIRVADANFGRLSAETRPMPNAIAHEPPTSPATIIHAHSAPNSVPAPAAPAPLEPPMRRSKSASAAKKPLEYEEPRTRILGAAAPRPPRRYKPRTDASVSRETRQRFRQMVKQTANSPKDNDQGMLERMLFWITDHLAQSRELEQHRRTIQQIPELKSSGIKLTRYEVRRPMEAELPRARHAFKSGETALNALIEDIRHGNTLDMDAVAGAVDSMVDSVLDNPDAMMWIARLREEDIQVYHHGVRVALYLVALGRHLGFPRQELSYLGQIGMLADVGKTKIPRALLEKPGLLSAAEFGLVKEHVNLSLHILNSGPALPPQVLQGISQHHERIDGSGYPNQLKGDKISIYGKMAAIADSFAALITPRPYAKASAPQDALMNLYEWSGTSFHEPLVEQFVQAIGVFPVGSLVELSSGEVAVVIAHNRVRRLEPRVLVLSEPDKTPLEVPIERDLYQESKDSRGRQKKSLRIVRGLPAGTHGFKLQDYYLDEVQTQHGSTAQSAPDAQ; the protein is encoded by the coding sequence TTGTCCACCGTAGTCGACCAGACGATACCGGCCACCCCGCCGATGACGGCCAATCGCCGTTACCGGATCGCCGTCCAGGATCTGCGACTGAACATGTTCGTCGTGGAGCTGGATCGGCCGTGGCTCGACACGCCCTTCCTGCTGCAGGGGTTCCTGATCGACGACCAGGTGGAGCTGGACACCCTGGCGCGGTACTGCAACTACGTCTACGTCGACCTCGAACTGTCCTCGCCCAGCGTGGCCATGGACATCCGCGTGGCCGACGCCAATTTCGGGCGCCTGTCCGCCGAGACCCGGCCCATGCCCAACGCCATCGCGCATGAGCCCCCGACATCGCCCGCAACCATCATCCACGCCCACAGTGCGCCCAATAGCGTGCCGGCACCGGCCGCCCCGGCTCCCCTTGAGCCTCCGATGCGGCGCTCGAAATCGGCCTCGGCCGCGAAAAAGCCGCTGGAATACGAGGAACCCAGGACCCGCATCCTGGGCGCCGCAGCGCCCCGGCCGCCCCGGCGCTACAAGCCGCGCACTGACGCCAGTGTCTCGCGCGAGACGCGCCAGCGCTTCCGCCAGATGGTCAAGCAGACCGCCAACTCCCCCAAGGACAACGACCAGGGGATGCTGGAGCGGATGCTGTTCTGGATCACCGACCACCTGGCCCAGAGCCGCGAGCTGGAGCAGCACAGACGCACCATCCAGCAGATTCCCGAGCTGAAGTCCTCCGGCATCAAGCTGACCCGCTATGAAGTGCGTCGGCCCATGGAGGCGGAACTGCCGCGTGCGCGGCACGCCTTCAAGTCCGGCGAGACGGCCCTCAACGCACTGATCGAGGACATCCGTCACGGCAACACCCTGGACATGGACGCCGTGGCCGGCGCCGTCGACAGCATGGTCGACAGCGTGCTGGACAACCCCGATGCCATGATGTGGATCGCGCGACTGCGCGAAGAGGACATCCAGGTCTATCACCACGGCGTGCGCGTGGCCCTGTACCTCGTGGCGCTCGGCCGGCACCTGGGCTTTCCGCGTCAGGAACTCAGCTACCTGGGCCAGATCGGCATGCTGGCCGACGTCGGCAAGACCAAGATCCCGCGTGCCCTGCTGGAAAAACCCGGCCTGCTGTCGGCGGCCGAATTCGGGCTGGTCAAGGAACACGTCAACCTGTCGCTGCACATCCTCAACAGCGGCCCCGCGCTGCCGCCGCAGGTGCTGCAGGGCATCAGCCAGCACCACGAACGCATCGACGGCTCGGGCTACCCCAATCAGCTCAAGGGCGACAAGATCAGCATCTACGGCAAGATGGCGGCCATCGCCGATTCCTTTGCCGCGCTGATCACCCCCCGCCCCTACGCCAAGGCCTCCGCCCCGCAGGATGCCCTGATGAACCTGTACGAATGGAGCGGCACCTCGTTCCATGAGCCGCTCGTCGAGCAGTTCGTGCAGGCCATCGGCGTCTTCCCGGTCGGCAGCCTGGTGGAACTGTCCAGTGGCGAAGTGGCGGTCGTCATTGCCCACAACCGCGTGCGCCGACTGGAACCGCGCGTACTGGTGCTGTCGGAGCCCGACAAGACACCGCTTGAAGTGCCCATCGAGCGCGACCTCTACCAGGAGTCGAAGGACAGCCGTGGACGACAGAAAAAATCCCTGCGAATCGTGCGCGGTCTGCCTGCCGGCACCCACGGATTCAAACTGCAGGATTATTACCTCGATGAGGTCCAGACCCAGCATGGAAGCACCGCTCAATCAGCGCCTGACGCCCAATGA
- the metK gene encoding methionine adenosyltransferase, with translation MMSEYLFTSESVSEGHPDKVADQISDAILDALLAQDPKSRVAAETLCTTGLVLLAGEITSKANIDYIGVARDTIARIGYDNTEYGIDYKGCSVQVAYDKQSPDIAQGVDRAEDDNLDQGAGDQGLMFGYACDETPVLMPAAIYYAHRIVERQASLRRDGRLPWLRPDAKSQVTLRYVDGRPHSIDTIVLSTQHHPDIAQKDLKEAVIEEIVKPVLPADLVKGDIKYLINPTGRFVIGGPQGDCGLTGRKIIVDTYGGAAPHGGGAFSGKDPSKVDRSAAYAARYVAKNIVAAGLAKRCTVQISYAIGVAKPTSILVDTHGTGKVSDEKLTALVRKHFDLRPKGIVQMLDLLRPIYGKTAAYGHFGREEPEFTWEATDKAAALRADAGL, from the coding sequence ATCATGAGCGAATACCTCTTCACCTCCGAGTCCGTCTCCGAAGGTCACCCCGACAAGGTCGCCGACCAGATCTCCGACGCCATCCTGGACGCCCTGCTGGCCCAGGACCCCAAGTCGCGCGTGGCTGCCGAAACCCTGTGCACCACCGGTCTGGTGCTGCTGGCCGGTGAAATCACCTCCAAGGCCAACATCGACTACATCGGCGTGGCCCGTGACACCATCGCGCGCATCGGCTACGACAACACCGAATACGGCATCGACTACAAGGGCTGCTCGGTCCAGGTTGCCTACGACAAGCAGAGCCCCGACATCGCCCAGGGCGTCGACCGTGCCGAAGATGACAACCTCGACCAGGGCGCTGGCGACCAGGGCCTGATGTTTGGCTACGCCTGCGACGAGACCCCGGTGCTGATGCCGGCTGCCATCTACTACGCACACCGCATCGTCGAGCGTCAGGCCAGCCTGCGCCGCGACGGCCGTCTGCCCTGGCTGCGCCCCGACGCCAAGTCGCAGGTCACGCTGCGCTACGTCGACGGCCGCCCGCACTCCATCGACACCATCGTGCTGTCCACCCAGCACCACCCCGACATCGCCCAGAAGGACCTGAAAGAGGCGGTCATCGAGGAAATCGTCAAGCCGGTGCTGCCGGCCGACCTGGTCAAGGGTGACATCAAGTACCTGATCAACCCCACCGGCCGCTTCGTCATCGGTGGCCCGCAGGGCGACTGCGGCCTCACCGGCCGCAAGATCATCGTCGACACCTACGGCGGTGCCGCACCGCACGGCGGTGGCGCCTTCTCCGGCAAGGACCCCTCCAAGGTCGACCGTTCGGCCGCCTATGCCGCCCGCTACGTGGCCAAGAACATCGTGGCTGCCGGCCTGGCCAAGCGCTGCACGGTGCAGATCAGCTACGCCATCGGTGTGGCCAAGCCCACGTCCATCCTGGTCGATACCCACGGTACCGGCAAGGTCTCCGACGAGAAGCTCACTGCCCTGGTGCGCAAGCACTTCGACCTGCGTCCGAAGGGCATCGTCCAGATGCTGGACCTGCTGCGCCCCATCTACGGCAAGACGGCCGCCTACGGCCACTTCGGCCGCGAGGAGCCCGAGTTCACCTGGGAAGCCACCGACAAGGCGGCCGCCCTGCGTGCCGACGCCGGTCTCTGA
- the dapF gene encoding diaminopimelate epimerase, whose product MKLRLTKMHGAGNDFVVIDATRGMPPVSLAQWRWLADRHVGVGADQILIVERPTAEQVAAAGPEGLDFVYRIINADGIEVEQCGNGARCFVRFVHEQGLTDRDRIRVLTRGGIISPRLLPDGGVEVNMGEPSFDPGRLPFSTRGLVPRQQGQAMLWPLALEASPGEVFTREVALVSMGNPHAVQVVEDVKQAPVQTEGRLIELHPRFPARVNAGFMQVLSRGEIALRVFERGAGETLACGTGACAAAVAGMQQGLLDHEVRVRALGGTLTIRWEGPGSPVFLAGPAVTVFSTEVELPDDPPGADGEALR is encoded by the coding sequence ATGAAGCTGCGGCTCACCAAGATGCACGGCGCCGGCAACGATTTCGTGGTGATCGATGCCACCCGTGGCATGCCGCCGGTGTCGCTGGCGCAGTGGCGCTGGCTGGCCGATCGCCATGTGGGGGTGGGGGCCGACCAGATCCTGATCGTCGAGCGTCCGACGGCAGAACAGGTGGCTGCGGCCGGGCCCGAGGGGCTGGATTTTGTCTACCGGATCATCAATGCCGACGGCATCGAGGTGGAGCAGTGCGGCAACGGCGCGCGCTGCTTCGTGCGCTTCGTGCACGAGCAGGGACTGACCGACCGTGACCGGATCCGCGTGCTGACGCGCGGCGGCATCATCTCGCCCCGGTTGCTGCCTGACGGTGGCGTGGAAGTGAACATGGGCGAGCCCTCGTTCGATCCGGGCAGGCTGCCGTTCTCCACACGCGGTCTGGTGCCCCGGCAGCAGGGGCAGGCCATGCTGTGGCCGCTGGCGCTGGAGGCGTCGCCCGGCGAGGTCTTCACGCGCGAGGTGGCGCTGGTGTCCATGGGCAACCCGCACGCGGTGCAGGTGGTCGAGGACGTGAAGCAGGCGCCCGTGCAGACCGAGGGGCGCCTGATCGAACTGCATCCGCGCTTTCCGGCGCGCGTGAACGCCGGTTTCATGCAGGTGCTGTCGCGCGGCGAGATTGCGCTGCGGGTGTTCGAGCGCGGTGCGGGCGAGACGCTGGCCTGCGGGACCGGAGCCTGTGCGGCCGCCGTGGCGGGCATGCAACAGGGGCTGCTGGATCATGAGGTCCGGGTCCGGGCGCTGGGTGGAACGCTTACCATCCGTTGGGAAGGGCCGGGCTCCCCGGTCTTTCTGGCAGGTCCGGCCGTGACGGTGTTCTCCACCGAGGTCGAGCTGCCCGATGACCCGCCCGGGGCGGACGGGGAGGCCTTGCGCTGA
- a CDS encoding TlyA family RNA methyltransferase, translated as MSTRADVALVERGLVRSRTLARRLIEAGAVLTDGPGGEVPVTRAAQPIFPDQPLRVLESETTRFVSRGGNKLDAALQAAGIDCTGLDALDVGMSTGGFTHCLLARGARQVLGIEVGHGQLDPVLAADPRVLCLEHTHIRDVHLADLRLPDGSAPAQGFALIVVDLSFIAASHLLNKLATLAAPGGRLTCLIKPQFELGPQARNRQGIVRADADLNGLRRDVIQRAEDAGWQVNDWQRCALVGGDGNQEYFLIATRRP; from the coding sequence ATGTCCACGCGCGCGGATGTCGCGCTGGTCGAGCGGGGCCTGGTCAGGTCCCGCACGCTGGCACGACGGCTGATCGAGGCGGGCGCCGTCCTCACCGACGGCCCGGGCGGCGAAGTCCCCGTGACACGCGCCGCCCAGCCCATCTTCCCCGACCAGCCCCTGCGCGTCCTGGAATCCGAAACGACCCGTTTCGTCTCGCGGGGTGGCAACAAGCTGGATGCCGCCCTGCAGGCTGCCGGCATCGACTGCACCGGCCTCGATGCCCTGGATGTCGGCATGTCCACCGGCGGCTTCACCCACTGCCTGCTGGCGCGTGGCGCACGGCAGGTACTGGGCATCGAAGTCGGCCATGGCCAGCTCGATCCTGTCCTGGCCGCCGATCCCCGGGTGCTCTGCCTGGAGCACACCCACATCCGCGACGTGCACCTGGCCGACCTGCGGCTGCCCGACGGCAGCGCCCCCGCCCAGGGCTTCGCACTCATCGTCGTCGACCTCTCCTTCATTGCCGCCAGCCACCTGCTGAACAAGCTGGCCACGCTGGCCGCACCGGGCGGCCGACTGACCTGCCTCATCAAGCCCCAGTTCGAACTGGGCCCCCAGGCCCGCAACCGCCAGGGCATCGTCCGGGCCGACGCCGACCTGAACGGCCTGCGCCGTGACGTCATCCAGCGTGCAGAAGACGCCGGCTGGCAGGTCAACGACTGGCAACGCTGCGCCCTCGTTGGCGGCGACGGCAACCAGGAGTACTTTCTGATCGCCACCCGCCGGCCCTGA
- a CDS encoding lysophospholipid acyltransferase family protein yields MNVSRILLAVFRMLAALPYSWLRRLGNLAGVVLYHGVRRRTHIARVNLRLCFPQMPEHEREALILAHCKFFARSFLDRFMLWYRPEAYLRKLVQLENVHLIDELEGKPLILLAPHFLGMDAGGTRLSMDRTMFTMFANQKNKVFNEEMRKGRARFSGAMVLSRQDGLRGAIRKIREGVPFYFLPDMDLGARDSVFVPFFGVPAATVTSVARLAQMTGARVLPCVTLMTDTGYRTTFYPAWENFPGDDLEAATRRMNEFIEARVLEAPAQYLWTHKRFKTRPPGEPDPYRVDGQPMPDTEIEEVPLEDNGPATEGRSA; encoded by the coding sequence GTGAACGTGTCGCGCATTCTGCTGGCAGTATTCCGCATGCTGGCAGCGCTGCCGTATTCCTGGCTGCGTCGTCTGGGCAATCTGGCGGGGGTGGTGCTGTACCACGGGGTACGGCGGCGCACCCACATTGCCCGGGTGAACCTGCGACTGTGTTTTCCGCAGATGCCCGAGCACGAGCGTGAGGCGCTCATCCTGGCGCACTGCAAGTTCTTTGCGCGCAGCTTTCTGGACCGTTTCATGCTGTGGTACCGGCCGGAAGCGTACCTGCGCAAGCTGGTGCAGCTGGAGAATGTCCATCTGATCGATGAGCTGGAGGGCAAGCCGCTCATCCTGCTGGCACCCCATTTCCTGGGGATGGATGCGGGCGGCACGCGCCTGTCCATGGACCGCACCATGTTCACCATGTTCGCCAACCAGAAGAACAAGGTGTTCAACGAGGAAATGCGCAAGGGCCGGGCCCGCTTCAGCGGCGCGATGGTGCTGTCCCGTCAGGACGGGCTGCGCGGCGCGATCCGCAAGATCCGCGAAGGGGTGCCTTTCTATTTCCTGCCCGACATGGACCTGGGCGCGCGCGATTCGGTCTTCGTGCCGTTCTTCGGCGTGCCGGCGGCAACGGTGACCTCGGTGGCGCGGCTGGCGCAGATGACCGGAGCCCGCGTGCTGCCCTGCGTGACGCTGATGACCGACACCGGCTACCGCACGACCTTCTATCCTGCCTGGGAGAATTTCCCTGGGGATGATCTGGAAGCGGCCACGCGGCGGATGAACGAATTCATCGAGGCGCGGGTGCTGGAAGCGCCGGCGCAGTACCTCTGGACGCACAAGCGCTTCAAGACACGGCCGCCGGGCGAGCCGGATCCGTACCGGGTGGATGGTCAGCCCATGCCCGATACCGAGATCGAGGAGGTGCCGCTGGAGGACAATGGCCCGGCCACCGAGGGGAGATCGGCATGA
- a CDS encoding DUF484 family protein, with protein MSFTSLPGGSPREADERRRVDALSADEVAAWLQRNPEFFESHHDMLSQLKLRHPHGGRAISLIERQVTVLRDANRMLEKRLADFLRIGRENDALSMKMQGLAHALLGERDPARLPGLLCAGLRRGFDVPFVVVRLWAEVNLPEASQGPVSASLQQWADRLEQPYCGPATQDEILGWFPERGQEVASMAAMALRAGNEIRSFGLLVIGSHDPNRFQAGMGTVVLEQLADMAGASLSRALPPKESA; from the coding sequence ATGAGTTTCACGTCATTGCCGGGGGGCTCTCCCCGAGAGGCCGACGAGCGCCGGCGCGTCGATGCGCTGAGCGCCGACGAGGTGGCTGCCTGGTTGCAGCGCAATCCCGAGTTCTTCGAGTCGCACCACGACATGCTGAGCCAGCTCAAGCTGCGCCATCCGCATGGGGGACGCGCCATTTCGCTGATCGAGCGCCAGGTGACGGTGTTGCGCGATGCCAATCGCATGCTGGAAAAGCGCCTGGCCGATTTCCTGCGCATTGGCCGCGAGAATGATGCGCTGTCGATGAAGATGCAGGGGCTGGCGCATGCGCTGCTCGGCGAGCGCGATCCGGCGCGGCTGCCGGGACTGCTGTGCGCGGGCCTGCGGCGCGGTTTTGACGTGCCCTTCGTGGTGGTGCGGCTATGGGCGGAGGTGAATCTGCCCGAAGCTTCGCAGGGGCCGGTGTCGGCCAGTCTGCAGCAGTGGGCCGACCGGCTGGAGCAGCCCTATTGCGGTCCGGCCACGCAGGACGAGATCCTGGGCTGGTTCCCTGAGCGTGGTCAGGAAGTGGCCTCGATGGCCGCCATGGCCCTGCGCGCGGGCAACGAGATCCGCAGCTTCGGACTGCTGGTCATTGGCAGTCATGATCCCAACCGCTTCCAGGCGGGGATGGGCACCGTGGTGCTGGAGCAGCTGGCCGACATGGCGGGTGCCTCGCTGTCCCGGGCGCTGCCGCCGAAGGAATCGGCCTGA
- a CDS encoding lysophospholipid acyltransferase family protein — MEIDHTCRISAALVRTVKGLGRLPLPLLHAVGGCLGRLAYVCSAGLRRKTRNNLKTAGLYSRRLAWGSAAAAGKAAIESAYVWFRPDADLLARRGHEAMTRLAQETLARQAAGDNRGLIILTPHIGCFEMGARAYGLTAPITVLYKAPRHPAMHRLLRVGRSQTGVTPVPADTSGVRALLRALKRGEAVGILPDQVPSAGDGLWADFFGRPAFTMTLPLRLAQKTGARVCLMAVWRQADGQGWEVEVEDLEGLPDPATINARIEALVRRRPEQYVWNYNRYKVPAGMTPPTRNPEVNMVMGCIPPVHPESGG; from the coding sequence ATGGAAATCGATCACACCTGCCGCATTTCTGCCGCTCTGGTCCGGACGGTGAAGGGTCTGGGGCGTCTCCCTTTGCCGCTGTTGCATGCCGTGGGAGGTTGCCTGGGGCGGCTGGCCTATGTTTGTAGCGCCGGCCTGCGTCGCAAGACTCGCAATAACCTGAAGACGGCAGGGTTATACAGCCGCCGGCTGGCCTGGGGCAGTGCTGCGGCAGCCGGCAAGGCTGCCATCGAGAGCGCCTATGTGTGGTTCCGACCCGACGCCGACCTGCTGGCGCGCCGTGGTCATGAGGCCATGACCCGTCTGGCCCAGGAGACCCTGGCGCGCCAGGCCGCAGGCGACAACCGCGGTCTGATCATCCTGACGCCGCACATCGGCTGTTTCGAGATGGGGGCGCGGGCCTATGGCCTGACGGCACCCATTACCGTGCTGTACAAGGCGCCGCGCCATCCGGCCATGCACCGGCTGCTGCGGGTGGGACGGTCTCAGACCGGGGTGACGCCGGTGCCGGCGGACACGTCGGGCGTGCGGGCGCTGCTGCGGGCCCTGAAGCGCGGGGAGGCGGTGGGCATCCTGCCCGATCAGGTGCCCTCGGCCGGTGATGGTCTCTGGGCCGATTTCTTTGGCCGGCCGGCCTTCACCATGACGCTGCCGCTTCGGCTGGCGCAAAAGACCGGGGCCCGTGTATGCTTGATGGCAGTGTGGCGCCAGGCCGACGGTCAGGGCTGGGAAGTGGAGGTCGAGGACCTGGAAGGCCTTCCGGATCCGGCCACGATCAATGCCCGCATCGAGGCACTGGTGCGGCGGCGTCCCGAGCAGTATGTCTGGAACTACAACCGTTACAAGGTGCCGGCCGGCATGACGCCGCCGACCCGAAACCCCGAGGTGAACATGGTCATGGGCTGCATCCCGCCCGTTCATCCCGAATCTGGAGGATAG
- the metF gene encoding methylenetetrahydrofolate reductase [NAD(P)H], producing the protein MTRQAPSLSFEFFPPTTDAGAQKLLETHRALQALQPEYFSVTFGAGGSTQARTAEAVTNLTAAGSEVAPHLTCVGATRDSIRELLDGYRAQGVKRLVALRGDLPSGTMSLGDFQHASDLVRFVREHSGDWFTIEVAAYPEMHPQATSPDTDLAHFAEKVAAGADSAITQYFYNADAYFSFVERARAAGVTIPIVPGIMPILNYTQLSRFSDNCGAEIPRWIRLRLAAFHDDMDSLRAFGHDVVVDLCDRLLAGGAPGIHFYTMNQAGPCAAIWQALKR; encoded by the coding sequence ATGACCCGACAAGCCCCCTCGCTCAGCTTCGAGTTCTTCCCGCCTACCACCGATGCCGGCGCCCAGAAGCTGCTCGAAACCCACCGCGCCCTGCAGGCCCTGCAGCCCGAATACTTCAGCGTCACCTTCGGCGCTGGCGGCAGCACCCAGGCCCGCACCGCCGAAGCCGTCACCAACCTGACGGCGGCCGGCTCGGAAGTGGCCCCGCACCTGACCTGCGTGGGCGCCACCCGCGACAGCATCCGTGAACTGCTGGACGGCTACCGCGCCCAGGGCGTCAAGCGCCTGGTGGCCCTGCGTGGCGACCTGCCCTCCGGCACCATGTCCCTGGGCGACTTCCAGCACGCCTCCGACCTGGTGCGTTTCGTGCGCGAGCACAGCGGCGACTGGTTCACCATCGAAGTGGCGGCCTACCCCGAGATGCACCCCCAGGCCACCTCGCCCGACACCGACCTGGCGCACTTCGCCGAGAAAGTGGCGGCCGGTGCAGACTCCGCCATCACCCAGTACTTCTACAACGCCGACGCCTACTTCAGCTTCGTCGAGCGGGCCCGTGCCGCCGGTGTCACCATCCCCATCGTGCCCGGCATCATGCCCATCCTCAACTACACCCAGCTGTCGCGCTTCTCGGACAACTGCGGTGCCGAAATTCCGCGCTGGATCCGCCTGCGCCTGGCCGCCTTCCACGACGACATGGACTCGCTGCGCGCCTTCGGCCATGACGTGGTCGTGGACCTGTGCGACCGGCTGCTGGCCGGCGGTGCCCCCGGCATCCACTTCTACACCATGAACCAGGCCGGCCCCTGCGCCGCCATCTGGCAGGCGCTCAAGCGCTGA